One Chryseobacterium indoltheticum DNA segment encodes these proteins:
- a CDS encoding DUF3276 family protein translates to MSEYKERHENEIFTKVLKAGRRTYFFDVRETKAGDYYLTITESKKNFGENGEATFEKHKIYLYKEDFKSFQEMFNESTDFIINEKGEDVISEKHDKDFKSRTYTIDSDDEV, encoded by the coding sequence ATGAGTGAATACAAGGAACGCCATGAAAATGAAATTTTCACTAAGGTGTTAAAAGCGGGGAGAAGAACTTATTTCTTTGATGTGCGAGAGACTAAAGCAGGAGATTATTATCTTACGATTACCGAAAGCAAAAAGAATTTCGGAGAGAATGGAGAAGCTACATTCGAGAAGCATAAAATTTATCTTTATAAAGAAGATTTTAAGAGTTTTCAGGAGATGTTTAATGAGTCCACAGATTTCATCATTAATGAAAAGGGTGAGGATGTTATTTCAGAAAAGCATGATAAAGATTTCAAAAGCAGAACATACACAATAGATTCTGACGACGAAGTTTAA
- a CDS encoding energy transducer TonB — protein MADENIYNQNLTLDEIVFENRNKEYGAYDLRHQYPRLLTKSFLIGTGLFLVTALSPFIYMTIKSMNEKEAVEVKSDLVEIIEEDPIIEQPKEEEPPPPPPPVEEEKIEIIQNVVPEPVKAPKVETPPPPISKQLETTTGLVAQEGVKAPAYTPPPPPPSTGNKTSTAEVKPQVSETQVYNEVEQTAEFPGGINAFRKKVGENFDSSAIEGADGVVKGEVTFVVERDGSITDIKVTGKNSDFNSEAVRTVKSIKNKWAPAKINGKAVRYRYRLPLAMQPPE, from the coding sequence ATGGCAGATGAAAATATTTACAATCAAAATCTTACTTTAGACGAGATTGTATTTGAAAATAGAAATAAAGAATATGGTGCGTACGATCTTAGACATCAGTATCCTAGATTACTGACAAAGTCTTTTCTTATCGGAACAGGATTATTCTTGGTTACTGCTTTGTCTCCTTTCATTTATATGACTATTAAAAGTATGAATGAAAAAGAAGCTGTAGAGGTAAAGTCTGATTTGGTTGAAATTATCGAAGAAGACCCGATTATCGAGCAGCCAAAAGAAGAAGAACCACCACCACCTCCGCCACCAGTGGAAGAGGAAAAGATTGAGATTATTCAAAACGTAGTTCCGGAACCGGTGAAAGCTCCAAAAGTGGAAACTCCGCCGCCGCCAATTTCTAAGCAATTGGAAACTACTACTGGTTTGGTAGCTCAGGAAGGAGTGAAAGCTCCTGCTTATACACCGCCACCACCACCACCATCTACAGGTAATAAAACTTCTACAGCTGAAGTTAAGCCGCAGGTAAGTGAAACTCAAGTTTATAACGAGGTTGAGCAAACTGCAGAATTCCCTGGAGGAATTAATGCCTTTAGAAAAAAAGTTGGTGAGAACTTTGACAGTTCGGCAATTGAAGGTGCAGACGGAGTGGTAAAAGGTGAAGTAACATTTGTAGTTGAAAGAGATGGTAGTATTACTGATATCAAAGTAACTGGTAAAAATTCAGATTTTAATTCTGAAGCAGTAAGAACTGTAAAATCTATTAAAAACAAATGGGCTCCAGCAAAAATTAATGGTAAAGCTGTACGTTACAGATACAGACTTCCATTGGCAATGCAACCGCCAGAATAA
- a CDS encoding ExbD/TolR family protein translates to MARIKPKRHGVVTDMTAMCDVTFLLLTFFIMTTQFKKPDVEQIKPPSSISEKLLPDASLMTINATPDGKFYFQPVENATERLELLEKMGKKYNVTFDNKQKAAFQKVQSIGVPMNQLRSYLDLPEDEQKNYKSPTGIPMDSTNKQLTDWVEQSLSVNADYKLAIKGDVTTEYPKVKSLFEGLRDIDFLKFWLITSQEGKPNE, encoded by the coding sequence ATGGCGAGAATAAAACCAAAAAGACATGGTGTAGTTACGGATATGACCGCAATGTGCGACGTTACGTTCCTACTACTTACGTTCTTTATTATGACCACTCAGTTCAAAAAACCTGATGTGGAGCAGATCAAACCGCCATCTTCAATCTCAGAGAAGTTACTTCCTGATGCAAGTTTAATGACTATTAATGCTACACCGGACGGGAAATTTTATTTTCAGCCTGTAGAAAATGCAACAGAGAGATTAGAGCTTTTAGAAAAAATGGGCAAAAAGTACAATGTTACTTTTGATAATAAACAAAAAGCAGCATTCCAAAAAGTACAATCTATTGGAGTTCCTATGAACCAATTGAGAAGCTACTTGGATTTGCCTGAAGATGAGCAGAAAAATTATAAGAGTCCTACAGGGATTCCGATGGATAGTACAAACAAGCAATTAACGGATTGGGTAGAGCAGAGTTTAAGTGTAAACGCAGACTACAAACTAGCAATCAAGGGTGATGTTACGACAGAGTATCCTAAAGTTAAAAGTTTATTTGAGGGTTTAAGAGATATCGATTTTCTTAAATTTTGGTTGATTACGTCTCAAGAAGGTAAACCTAACGAATAA
- a CDS encoding tetratricopeptide repeat protein, whose protein sequence is MKDIMIMNVKKIALGASVVFFTNFAFAQTLLDGINSMDSDKFAAAKTNFASMIAKEPTAENYFYLGNSFLRQGEPDFAQATENFNKGLAAGKKSYLNQIGLATVKLGKGDKSAIAEIQKIVSDSREKDAEVLFRAAEALTLFEKNNSPDLAIQFLNKAIERASRKDVPAYYYYTLGDAYRLKRVPGDAMTAYDNALPLAKNKASVYTRIGTLWMAAQQWQQAKTSIDKAIATDPTYAPAYKALAAYDIKYQENAKATQDLINYTKYADEDPYTQLEIAKLYFTNEDYANSKAILDKIFDKIDDPIKFKLRSYVNYADGQYAEAKQNMDSFVSKAEKSRIQPADQGLMGLIAAGLAKTETDAAKKSALQAEAQQKIGLAKAAKDETMKWDMELAKINGGGASQAAVNAGPTSPEIESFKKLVAANPQDSDALYKLANAYQDAKNWNGAVVTWQKMSTLLPDWAPAYYSQGYAYQQAGNNDAAKISYEKFISTVKPAEVEANKQTLAYAYFAVAYLEKDKDLAKAKDYVAKSLQLDPAYQDAVKLNAEINK, encoded by the coding sequence ATGAAAGATATAATGATTATGAATGTAAAGAAGATTGCTTTAGGAGCATCAGTGGTATTTTTTACCAATTTTGCCTTTGCACAGACATTACTGGATGGTATTAACAGCATGGATAGCGATAAATTTGCTGCTGCGAAAACCAATTTCGCGTCTATGATTGCAAAAGAACCTACAGCAGAAAATTATTTCTACCTAGGAAATTCTTTTTTAAGACAAGGTGAACCAGATTTCGCTCAGGCTACAGAAAACTTCAATAAAGGTTTAGCTGCTGGTAAAAAAAGCTATTTAAATCAAATAGGTTTAGCTACGGTTAAACTTGGAAAAGGTGATAAATCTGCTATTGCAGAGATCCAAAAGATTGTTTCAGACTCTAGAGAGAAAGATGCTGAAGTATTGTTCAGAGCAGCTGAAGCATTAACATTATTTGAAAAAAATAACTCTCCGGATTTAGCAATTCAATTTTTGAATAAAGCTATTGAAAGAGCTTCAAGAAAAGATGTTCCTGCTTACTATTACTATACTTTAGGTGATGCGTACAGATTAAAAAGAGTTCCTGGAGATGCGATGACAGCTTATGACAATGCATTACCATTAGCAAAAAATAAAGCTTCTGTTTATACAAGAATAGGAACTTTATGGATGGCTGCTCAGCAGTGGCAACAAGCAAAAACTAGTATTGATAAGGCAATTGCTACAGATCCTACCTACGCGCCGGCTTACAAGGCTTTGGCGGCTTATGACATCAAGTATCAGGAAAATGCAAAAGCAACTCAGGATTTGATTAATTATACAAAATATGCAGATGAAGATCCTTATACTCAGTTAGAGATTGCAAAATTGTATTTCACTAACGAAGATTATGCAAATTCAAAAGCTATTTTAGATAAAATATTTGATAAAATTGATGATCCTATTAAGTTCAAGTTAAGATCATATGTTAATTATGCAGATGGTCAATATGCTGAAGCTAAACAAAATATGGATTCATTCGTGTCTAAAGCTGAAAAATCAAGAATTCAGCCTGCTGACCAAGGTTTGATGGGATTAATTGCTGCAGGTTTGGCTAAAACTGAAACTGATGCAGCTAAAAAATCAGCTTTACAGGCAGAAGCACAGCAAAAAATTGGATTAGCTAAAGCTGCTAAAGATGAAACAATGAAGTGGGATATGGAATTGGCTAAAATCAATGGAGGAGGAGCTTCTCAGGCTGCTGTAAATGCTGGACCAACTTCTCCGGAAATTGAATCTTTCAAAAAATTAGTTGCTGCAAACCCACAAGACTCTGATGCTTTATACAAATTGGCAAATGCTTATCAGGATGCTAAAAACTGGAATGGAGCTGTGGTAACATGGCAAAAAATGAGCACATTGCTTCCAGATTGGGCGCCGGCATATTACAGCCAGGGTTATGCTTATCAGCAAGCTGGGAATAATGATGCAGCAAAAATTTCTTATGAGAAATTTATTTCAACGGTGAAACCAGCAGAAGTAGAAGCTAACAAACAGACTCTTGCTTATGCATACTTTGCGGTTGCTTATCTTGAAAAAGATAAAGATCTTGCTAAAGCAAAGGATTATGTTGCAAAATCTTTACAGCTAGACCCTGCTTATCAGGATGCTGTAAAATTAAATGCAGAAATAAATAAGTAA
- a CDS encoding ExbD/TolR family protein produces MAQVQVQEKSAKGGKVRSKKNNPAVDMTPMVDLNFLLLMFFMFTSTFSKPNVMDLGLPAKPKDKNQQQPPTEIDLSNSITLLLGKDNRVFWHQQDQAGLNDQTMIETSLDREGIREIIKQAKARAKKKDLFTVIIKPTDDAVYKNFVDILDEMAITQSERYGVTDLKPYEKAVYDKKVGN; encoded by the coding sequence ATGGCACAAGTACAAGTACAGGAGAAGAGCGCCAAAGGTGGCAAAGTTCGTTCCAAGAAAAACAACCCTGCTGTCGATATGACACCAATGGTTGACCTTAATTTCTTACTATTGATGTTCTTTATGTTTACATCAACGTTTAGTAAACCAAATGTAATGGACCTAGGTCTTCCGGCAAAACCGAAAGATAAAAACCAACAACAACCACCGACTGAAATCGACTTATCAAATTCTATAACTTTATTATTAGGAAAAGACAACAGAGTTTTTTGGCATCAGCAAGACCAGGCAGGTCTTAACGACCAGACGATGATTGAAACTAGCTTAGATAGAGAAGGGATTAGAGAGATTATTAAGCAAGCAAAAGCAAGGGCTAAAAAGAAAGATCTGTTTACAGTGATTATTAAGCCTACTGATGATGCGGTATATAAGAACTTTGTAGACATTCTTGACGAAATGGCAATTACACAAAGCGAAAGATATGGGGTAACCGATCTTAAGCCTTATGAGAAAGCTGTTTATGATAAGAAAGTAGGTAACTAA
- a CDS encoding MotA/TolQ/ExbB proton channel family protein, with the protein MEMNVSKNDEQVVARKAGGLNPAVIIPILLVIGICIWLFVLGSPGNFKADPRLAGASVAFSDVEGKEMHPEGFLGMIYMGGIIVPLLVTFMITVIVFSFERYFVLSKASGAGNVDNFVVKVRSLLNSNKVDEALEECDRQQGSVGNVVKEGLTTYKALAHDTTLNKEQKMVALNKAIEEATTLEMPMLEKNMMILSTLGTVATLVALLGTVIGMIRAFFALGAGGGTPDAAALSIGISEALINTALGIGTSAVAIILYNFFTSKIDGLTYKIDEIAMSIQQSFAEFH; encoded by the coding sequence ATGGAAATGAATGTTTCAAAAAATGATGAGCAAGTAGTTGCTAGAAAAGCAGGAGGTCTTAATCCAGCTGTAATTATTCCTATTCTATTAGTTATAGGAATTTGTATTTGGTTATTCGTATTGGGTAGCCCGGGTAACTTTAAAGCTGATCCAAGATTGGCAGGTGCATCAGTTGCGTTTTCTGATGTAGAAGGTAAAGAGATGCATCCTGAAGGATTTTTGGGAATGATCTACATGGGAGGTATTATTGTACCGTTATTGGTAACATTCATGATTACTGTAATTGTTTTCTCATTTGAAAGATATTTTGTTTTAAGCAAAGCTTCAGGTGCAGGTAACGTAGATAACTTCGTCGTAAAAGTAAGAAGTTTATTAAATAGCAATAAAGTTGACGAAGCTTTAGAAGAGTGCGACAGACAGCAAGGTTCTGTAGGAAATGTTGTAAAAGAAGGTCTTACAACTTACAAAGCTTTAGCTCATGATACTACTCTAAACAAAGAGCAGAAAATGGTTGCTCTAAACAAAGCGATCGAAGAGGCTACAACTCTTGAGATGCCAATGCTAGAGAAAAACATGATGATTCTTTCTACTTTAGGTACTGTTGCAACATTAGTAGCACTATTGGGAACAGTAATCGGGATGATTAGAGCATTCTTCGCTTTAGGAGCTGGAGGTGGTACTCCGGATGCAGCTGCATTATCAATCGGTATCTCTGAAGCCTTGATCAACACGGCATTAGGTATTGGTACTTCTGCAGTAGCGATTATCCTTTACAACTTCTTTACTTCTAAAATTGACGGGTTGACTTATAAGATCGATGAGATCGCAATGAGCATTCAGCAGTCTTTTGCAGAATTCCACTAA
- a CDS encoding PstS family phosphate ABC transporter substrate-binding protein, producing MINCSKKEENKASYNKGEMTILTDESFKSVTEALADGYMIGYPDTKIKVVTKKEDLGFIDLLNNKARIAVMSKELSPEEIKAYEEKVDMTIVPAKFAADAIVFFVPKNSEKENITMEEITSGLQSEEKNFVFDGTNSSNLNFVAQKLNKLPKDLKFSIIPGSVNLIEELNKYPNKIGVIGLNTISRPYDKEAEKLRSMIKILPVVNGKETHSPDFEGLREMKYPFTRVLYFLTNEGGFNIANGFIRYSCTHLGQKIVQKEGLQPYNLYRREVQMR from the coding sequence ATGATTAACTGTTCAAAAAAAGAGGAAAATAAGGCTTCCTATAATAAAGGTGAAATGACAATCTTAACCGATGAGTCGTTTAAAAGTGTTACTGAAGCTTTGGCAGACGGTTATATGATTGGATATCCGGACACGAAAATAAAAGTAGTCACCAAGAAAGAGGATTTAGGATTTATTGATCTCCTAAATAATAAAGCGCGAATTGCGGTAATGTCTAAAGAATTATCTCCTGAAGAAATTAAGGCTTACGAAGAAAAAGTAGACATGACAATTGTACCTGCTAAATTTGCTGCAGACGCTATTGTATTCTTTGTACCCAAAAATTCTGAAAAGGAAAATATTACAATGGAAGAGATAACTTCCGGTCTTCAGTCGGAAGAGAAAAATTTTGTTTTCGACGGAACAAATTCCAGTAACCTAAATTTTGTAGCCCAAAAACTAAATAAACTTCCTAAAGATTTGAAATTTTCAATTATTCCAGGAAGTGTAAACTTGATAGAAGAATTAAATAAATATCCAAATAAAATCGGTGTAATTGGTTTAAATACAATAAGCCGGCCTTACGATAAAGAAGCTGAGAAACTAAGGAGTATGATAAAGATTCTTCCTGTTGTCAATGGAAAAGAAACTCATTCTCCCGATTTTGAAGGTCTTCGTGAGATGAAATATCCTTTTACAAGGGTTTTGTATTTTCTTACTAACGAAGGAGGTTTTAACATTGCAAATGGCTTTATAAGATATTCTTGTACACATTTGGGGCAAAAAATTGTTCAGAAAGAAGGATTGCAACCTTACAATCTTTATCGCAGAGAAGTACAGATGCGTTAA
- a CDS encoding C4-dicarboxylate ABC transporter: MMFNWLSLVAGICYVVLGIVMMVYKFLEPIYAYSLGAVLILYGIFRIWRVIKKFRNTDEDEN; encoded by the coding sequence ATGATGTTCAATTGGTTATCCTTAGTCGCAGGAATTTGTTACGTTGTCTTAGGAATCGTAATGATGGTGTATAAATTTCTCGAGCCCATATATGCATACTCTCTGGGAGCAGTATTAATACTTTACGGTATCTTCAGAATATGGAGAGTAATAAAAAAATTCAGAAATACAGATGAAGATGAAAATTAG
- the bshB1 gene encoding bacillithiol biosynthesis deacetylase BshB1, giving the protein MKTDILAFGAHPDDVELGCGGTIAKLISEGKTIVIVDLTKGELGTRGTDQTRKEEATEAARILGVAARENLGLKDGFLVNSEEYQIEIVKMIRKYQPEIVLANAIDDRHPDHAKAAKLVSDACFLSGLRKIETVLEGEIQEVWRPKQIFHYIQWKEIQPEFVIDISEHLEKKLEACMAFKTQFYDPASKEPVTPIATKDFYESLTYRAQNLGRLSGVAYAEGFTTEKLIAMKNFDGIIL; this is encoded by the coding sequence ATGAAAACAGATATACTTGCTTTTGGAGCTCATCCCGATGATGTTGAATTGGGTTGTGGCGGAACAATTGCTAAATTAATTTCAGAAGGAAAAACCATTGTTATCGTTGATTTAACCAAAGGTGAATTGGGAACTAGGGGAACCGATCAGACAAGAAAAGAAGAAGCGACTGAAGCTGCCAGAATTTTGGGAGTTGCTGCCAGAGAGAATTTAGGGCTAAAAGATGGTTTCCTTGTCAATTCTGAAGAATATCAGATAGAGATTGTAAAAATGATCCGCAAATACCAACCAGAAATCGTTTTAGCTAACGCAATTGATGATAGACATCCGGATCATGCAAAAGCAGCGAAATTAGTATCAGATGCGTGCTTTTTATCTGGGTTGAGAAAAATAGAAACGGTTTTAGAAGGCGAGATTCAGGAAGTATGGAGACCTAAACAAATATTCCACTATATTCAATGGAAAGAAATTCAACCGGAATTTGTCATTGATATTTCAGAACATCTTGAAAAAAAGCTGGAGGCCTGTATGGCATTTAAAACTCAGTTTTATGATCCAGCATCAAAAGAGCCGGTGACTCCAATTGCTACAAAAGACTTCTATGAAAGTTTGACATATCGTGCCCAGAATTTAGGTCGATTATCGGGAGTTGCTTATGCTGAGGGATTTACGACTGAGAAGCTGATTGCGATGAAAAATTTTGATGGAATTATTTTGTAA